The genomic interval TATGTGCGTAGTTAACCTTGGAaacgaaaataataagttGAGTACGGCAATTATAATTTGGCATTTGATGGGGGCACCATCtaaattgtaataactttGACATTAGTTTACATTTCAACCACCCCATATGAATCTCTCTtgtattcaatattaatttaagggatatatacatatatgtctGTTTGCTTGAATTTAACACGCGTAAAGTATTGTTTgatatctatatttatgacCAAAGCAATATGTTATCCAGAGTCCCGTAAATCTCATGGACTCAAGTTGCTGGGTACAACTAGTTAGTCGTACAAAACACAGGTGCTCATATCACCTTAACACGGCTTTAAGGGTCACGAAGAGCAAACATGTTTATTGTTGGACTCGTCTAGTGACGCAACGGACCTGACAGAACCAGGTCACACCGAGAAATGTTTGTGGTACTTAGTGCAAGTTGTAATGTATTGTAGCAATACAAACCAATCCAATTAGTTAATGATCTCACTTACGTTAatgataaaatgaaatgaatcgACTATGGAAATTTTGGTGTCAGATTGTGTAACAAATAATGTATcaatgtacataataataaataaataaatatattaggacaaatcacacagattgagctagccccaaagtaagttcgagacttgcgttatgtttattactaactcaacgatactatattttataacatctaAGATGTCAACTTTCTTTCTATTTGACcagctttattttaaattaagaagaGTGTAAGGTCTCATTGCGGTCTACCTTATCTATGGGATTAcataagtttataattattttttatggaacAAATCATgggaaaagatttttaaataaataataaaaaaacagaaggAAAAGGAAGAGGAATGTTTTTAGCAGCTGTGGGTCAACTAAAGGTTTTTTAAGTACACAtggttttttataaatgtcagCAGAATTAcagcaaaattaatttgtttgaattaATTGCCACAGAGACAGAAGACAAACAGGCTAGTCCTAGTGTTGAAGTCATAAGGGTGAATATGTGTTGCCATAATTAACTAAGAGTGAgactaagtaataaataaagaaagtatataataaaagtaagtagtacataaaaatttattattaatttatgtaataaaggTAAACCTGATAACATGTTCTTTTTGGGCGTTATTCTTGTAAAAATAGCAATATCGATGCACGCGAGGAATTTAAATTgagattttctataaaaaaagataatcttAACAATTGtcgaattgaaaaaaatcttccGAGTGTTACACATTCACGGCCATTGTAACATTCCAGCAGCTCGAGTTTATTGACAAGGTCGCGTGGGCTCGCAGAATGAATTCGCTAATAATACAACTATAACAACTAAAGcgtgtttaatttaaaaatttgtttaaagcCTGTAGTTAGCCTAATATACCTTGTTGGTACTTGTCGATAATTAAGTTTGTTCTCATTccattattactattaatacTGCTAATACCAACTACTGAATAATCTAAAAATTGTAGGTACTGtcgatatataatttaaatatttattgtacacatgttgtgtacaataaatatttctaatcaatctatctatttaaatctTCCTTTTACTTATCTAGAAAACTTGggtcataaattaaaattttaaaaaacccgccTTTTGACCACGAGGTCACAAACTAGCTTAAAGAAGTTGCTTATATCTTCGCATCAGAAAAGAAGTGATGATTTTCAAACGCCTGAAAACACATTTTCCATGCATAGCTaagaataaaatctttttgaaataaaaaaaaaaaaactagatcaaaatcggttcagccgtttggctgctacgttGCCACGGACATCTGCCCGTCAGTTATATGTCTATACACGAAACTCCCCTTTTTCTATGGTCGGAGGTTAAAAATATGACTCTGATCTCCAAATTCTTTCAGGAGCACAAAAACCTGCTGACACATTAAGTACCTTATTTCACGGAATGATTCTCCAAAATGACAACAAATAACTCAAATGATTGTTCTCCATTTACTTTGCCCAATGCTGAGACCTAAACGGCtattaaattatcatcaatacatataataaaatttaagaaaggccaaattgtacattggatattttttaaaattcttcatggaatatacttagttactgatatagatgacgaaaatatagttttggaaatttttgcctgtctgtttatttgtctgtctgtctgtctgtctgtctgaacgcgcatcactcaaaatctactggaccgatttgcttgaaatgtggtatgtaggtaccttatataccgggataattgaaaaactaattatgaatcaaaaattcctcggaatcccggtttaacatcttatagacatttcattccggaaaatgaggagggtcgtgtaggaaaattaaaataacaatccacggagccgatttactttaaaattttgtagaaaggtgtaaacagaatataaataatctatatatatataaatattgtacttccgaaataaaactgtagatggcgccactaaaacttttaaatctcTACCCATAGACCCCAACGAAATCGTAAGAGTTTTACTTGATACTTACTTCCGTGCACAAGGTAATTTTTTCGttgtattcatacaaaaattgttatcaCTTGTCAGAACGACTTTCTATGtctactttctttctttattaaaactaaatttacaatacaataccaaatatatttattgcccataaaaacaatattagtactatagtaatattagtaaaataatacaaattgtgTATACATATGGACCAATGGTGGGCCTATTGCtaagcaatctcttccagccaacctttgggtaGTGAGAGAGGATAACAGAAGAGGGTGGGTGCATtttgggcgcagtatgtatcaatatatcagtataaaactcttccgttactgagtgactgactgacagataacgtacacccgaaactgctggacgggaagctgaaatttggcatgtaggtgagtgtaggtgagcactaagagcggatttttagaaattctactccgaaggggggAAAATCAAGGGGTGaataactgtaaatatgaaagttctacaccgttgaaggttgaaaatttggattttggttgtttacaacaaagtaatgaatacatacgtgtttcagatttttctgaaaattgaCCCTCAACCtcttcaaaaggggggtgaatTAAATgagacttaatacaattttcaagataaattggcacacttactttttgtagtaaataacagtaatagtaaatacataaaatgtttaattaacgtttgtgattattaaaaaacgcGTGCCACGGCACGCATTGCAGAAAACGGGAAACTGGAAGGAGACACATAGtgggaaacggtacgggatatctactttacgttacatagcaggaagcgggattggacaagtttgcgggataagacacgcagcgggaaataggaaattgaactaaagatgagaaaaaatcgAATTTGAATCGtgtatgtttaccagtcttacagagtacgcgataaaaaaattactgagattttactatgaaattcacgcgggcgaagccgcgggaaaaagctagtaaataaataaatcaatattacttGACTTTGACATCTTGTGCGTCCTATTGACacgtattaaattaaacattcaaaGCCCTTTAAATCACAATATCTTTCATCACACATGCTGTATTACTACCATCCATCTCATTGGCCGTATCGACAAGTCGTTATTTggctaatgtatttaaattaaacacgCTACTTTTAGGGTTGCCACCGTCCAATATATTCGTATATATGGGACGAATGGTAATTTAATGGTAACTTTTATTGTATCATAGATCATCACGTCCCATTTCCCATTTCGACATTACAGCCGTAACCTAAACCAAGCTACCGATCCAGTCCGGGTTGGTGATGTTATAGTGTGGTTTTAAACGTTTTACTTGTTACCCTAAAGTCCCGGTATTAGAAATTGTGCTAACGTTTAGTGGCAACCCTAGCAATATTGATAGATCAGATTGACATTTAAGTCAGGTGAATACTGCCTACTGTATGACatcgtatatttttgttaagtgaCGCAACTGAAATTTAAGTGTAAATGAATGAACCACGTTTGATTCTGGAATACAGAATATGGCCCTTGGATTCTATATAGCATTTTGAATTTACGTTTTTAAAACAACGAATGAAAACAAAGCTAGGTCTAGTCTCAACCGAAATCATACTAGTTAATgagattttatgaaaaaaaaaaaacatattctatTCACACAAATAAACGTCAAATATAGTATTCgcaaaacaacaacaaatatcTATTTGGACAtcgattataatattaataataaacaatagcatataaataatctaaacaTCCAGCTGAGGCGAGCCAGTTGTTGCGCCAGGAAGCGCTCCACTTCCATCTAATCACCAATGATTAACATTGATGTGTTAATGCAATCTGTTATTGAAatcatatatttgaatatttcgaaactataaatgtcaataatatagtttatctagtctaggtataaaatatatgaaagatTTTATACTAAATGTGACTAATAGATTTTTTCGCTATGAAGCCAAAAAAGATCAAAAATCTGTCTGTAAATTTAGCAGGTTCaatgtatgttattttaatatgagactggtttaataataatttaatttatttcctttaaaAATGTGAAGGCCTAAAAACTATAGTTCTATTAGTTAGAGGTACGATAGAGATGAAGTGCTGCATTTCTCGTACTTGATGTGATACAAAATACGTATAGTAGGAAAAAATCTATGACATAATGTATCGTCAGCCTTTCCTGGATTCGTAATTGAATCAATCAAAATCCAAATTATCCATggaaaaacatataaactttccTGTTTAGTATTGGTTCAAAAAGTTGATTACCTACCCGAGAAATGTAGAAAATGTTCAAACAGGACTAACAATCATTCCTAAGATATGATACGGCGATTAATCAAAGAACAAGTCGCACAAAAGACGCTCCCAATAAATCAGATACGTAATATCAATTAATCTTGCATAATTCTTTCACCCAGTTCCCATGCATCTTGCTCTCACGGATGCATCGCTCCTCGAGCGTGATCTAGATGCTCTTCGATACTACCTGCGCGTGCGGGGTCGCACGACTGCCAAATTTATATCTAAGGCTCAATCTTGACAACGTGACAATTTGtcgatatttttgtcaaatgtaatttaacattacatatttCGAATGTGAATGTGTATTTGGAAAACACACTAGACAGAGATCGTTTCGGACACCACCGGCTTGCACCACTTATGGtgtaaaatttctttttcataatttactgTCAATACACTGACTTTTGTGACGGAAGTCTATGTGTGATGTGATAAATGCCGCTttggtacattttatttatttgatactcgcataaaataaatatacagaacAAACATGAATAACAAAACTTTGCTGACAGAAAAGCGAATAGCTGCATCCAAGTCAGTTAAATAAACGAAGCGGCATCGAAAAGAGGACATCGCAATTACGTCGTTAAAATAATCCAGCTTATTTGGTGTCGGATTTCCCCTGGTTTATATCGAAAAGTGACTGTGACGAGCGCATCACGACTCAGGCCTTTCAAACTATGCCATTTGTAGTCGCACGGATATCACGATGGGAAATCCACACATAAAATCCTGACTTCCACCTCATCAGTCAGTCAACGAAATAAGTGATGAGGAAGTAGCCATCTCGACTTAAGTAAAACCTAGAATTTGACTACGAATTGACTACTAATGTACAATGATAAGAAGGTAGCATCAatgtattcttattttttggtAATCTGAAGAGTTTGATGTCTCAAAGCAAAGATTTGAAACAAATCTAATCAATGATTAATTCCTTGCATCAGAAAAAACCATGTAACAATAGGTGCTTATTGTTTCAGGTACAAAACGTGTGTCGTGTCGCAGTGAGTTATAGTGGCGCAGTGCGGTGTCCTCCAGCACAATGCGAAGACGATCGCGCGCCTAGACGATCCCACGCCGCGCACATTATGCAACCGCGAGCGAAATAACACCAACTATTGACTTAGTCGGTTGACATTTAGCGCCAATGCCGAACGAATGACCAAATGGCTTTAGCTAACTTCACACTAACATCGGCCACCGCGCCGCCTCTTCTCCCGACCTCCTCGGAACCTCTCCACGTTGATTTCGGTGACCTCCTCTATTCCCCGGACCAATCGGAACAACCACAACCTGGCCACGAACCTTTCGCCCCACCCGCCACTCAACAAAAGAGATCCAAACTTCGAAAAAGAGCCGGTTCCGCCTACCTTCCACCCCCGAACCAGTTTACCCACTACCCACATAACGACGTCCCACACAATCCTTACAATGGTCAACTACATACACAAGTGTACCAACAAAACACGCGACTCGACGTGCAAGTTGAAAATCAAAGAGTTGAAGAGGTGAAACGTTATGACAACACGGGACAATACTACCACGACCCGAGTGGTGATTATGATTATGAGCAGAGGAGATTGAATGATCAGAACGGTCACTACAACCCGGGATATGCGGATGCGCCGTACCCTCGCGCGACGACGCCCGCCCCAACTTCTAGTCGGAGGTTCGAAGGCAATTCGAACCAGAATGTTAATAACTATAACTATTTGAACACTGTGAACAGACCGGCCCCGACGGCAGCGTCCCCGCCGCAAAGGCCGCTCAATGAGGCTGAAACAAAAACGGGAAGTGGCAGCAATGGACAGACGCCTCCGGAGCGGCCTCGCGGCTTCACCAAGGTGGAGACTGGGAACGCTGGCGGCAAAACGCAACTGCACGCTGTGCTCGACTACGATGACGATTACTATGATGACATTCCTGGACCAGGTGACTTTTGATAGCTGTTGTTATAAGCATAGTTAATATCACATATTTCAGTAACCAATATAGTTAAAACTATGTTATGGAATTACTTTTTGCAGCATGAATAGTATCAGATTTAAACTCATAATACTTTTCTTCGTCGGTGTCTGAATTCTAGACACGTGTGCACAGTACTTCAAGGTGGTCAACTAAACAATTAAATCCTGGTTGTTAATTGtaacatttattgaaataaattggttAGGCACGAGACACAGATCTTTATCCGCGAAACTGGTAGAGCTGTACTTCTCAATAGTGCacgattttactttattatgttcAGAAATaggcttaaaaaggttaaTACATATACACTACTCTGCACTACATAAGTATTATAgctatagtaaataaaataaataaatatattaggacaaattacacagattgagctagtcccaaagtaagttctagacttgtgttatgggatactaactcaacgatactatattttataacatatacatatatagataaacatccaagacccgggccaatcaaaaaatatcattttccatgatgatccgaccggggatcaaacccgggacctctcggtcgtCAACAAGTCAACTCGTGAACCAATGACAAAAcctttgagatttttttttctttttgttgatctatgggTTCATTACTTTTACGAAACTACTAgctatatacataatattaaaaagaatacGTCCACCGTTACAAAAAGTTAagcacatattttttgttatttactatggtaaaaattaaatttgttaagtttttcgttactataaatataggtatacctatttatagtaacgaaaaaaattaacaaaaaaatgtttgcttaAATTTCACgcttaattttgataatactAAGTCATTAGGTACTAATATTTTGTACGTTACTACTGAGAATAACATCGTCACCGGTCAATACTCTGTACCtactatgtaggtacttaatcaTTTGATGCCAAACCTCTACTAGAAGGCTACTACTCGACCGAAGATGTGCTGTGCTATGCGGACCGAAGCTAAGTTTCGGAAAACCAATAGAATTCCGTTTTTTCACAAAGCTCAGCACAAACAGCGGAATTtgtcaatttcaatttagtaTGACAAGCTGTCACGGCCTAGGTTCACACATGCTGACTAATATACGTTTAGTTGAGCGGTATTTAATAACCTtccgtgaatgtcgtacgaggctaCTAAGGAATAAAGCCTTGACTGCCGATAGGCAACCACAGTATTCCctaagagggttgacgtcaaccGCAAATATAAGTAGAACCGAAATCTAGCATGCTCAGATAAGAGTTTAGCTGAGCCAGTTTTTGTATCATCTTATTTTATGGAGGAGACATATCTCCTCTATAATATCTATCTAAAAACATATCTGTCTAAAAACTGTCAGGTAAACAGTACATTTTGTGGTGGACGACCGGCGTTTAGATTTGCTTCGGTAAATACGGTGTAAGGCCTTCGAACATGTTAGCGTTATCAATGCCAAGTACACAGTGACGGTCAACCAGATTATATACAGTACACAGCATGTCATTAGAGacgaaactaattttaaaaattaatagctgtaattatttttgtaccgCTTTAATGGTTTTTTGGTTTGTAATAGTCTAGCTGTGACCAAAAGATGATCAAAAGatcccaggtttgaatcctaccaATTAGTTTATACCAACGTAATCCAATATAGTTTTCCACTTCCATATAacagtgaaggaaaatatcgtatTCGTGAAATCAAGtcaatgcctttaggcgaaaTGAATAATAGCAAGAACACACttgataagaaataaaatggcCGCAGCACATTGATAAAAGAAATCCGCAGAACTAAAAATTTCAAGGAATTCAAACTCCAAAgcatagtattattttaatgaaatttggaatagatagatataattaatgacccgaggtcaaacTTAAGCTACCACGGAGTAGCTGTGGGCAACTGTTAGTATTAGATATAGGTTATCTAATGTATATAAGAAGACACTGAATGCCTGACTGACATATCAACGCACAGCCCAAACCGCTGGGTCtagaaatttcaaattttgcacGTAGGTTCCTTATGTAGACCACATAGGTTATATATCGGATGCACTAAGGAGGATTTTAAAAAGGGTAAAAAGGGGATCAAAGTTTGTATGGAGAAACCAGATTATTTAAagtctaaatatttcactgaagCGAAAATCATGCGGGCAAAGCcacgggtaaaagctagtatttctataattacattattattttattaaatgaacaTAACAATACGTTTCTCCTAATCGTAATTATGTAAACACAGGCGTTAGTTTCGTCAATGTCATGGTATAAGTTTAGATAATGAGCAATAGTAAATGACATCCCTTGATTGTTGTTTGTCAAAGGAAATAGATTCGGCAGTgcaaatcaattacatattagaatcaatgtaatgttatgtacttcatttatttacactgaACATTGGGAGGTAAATAATTATGCACAGTCAAATAGtgcctatataataaaaaaaagatcgACTTAGTAGATAACACTCGTATTATGTATAACTTAGAATACTAAGTAGCTTCTTTGTTTACGATTAGGTACTTGCCACTAGGCGCGCGTGGCAAGTACCTAATCGTatcgtcagatgcctttagataACGGATCTAAAAGATGATGAACACTGATgtgcaattaatattttcgaaaagaAAGGGACAAGAATTGCCGGCGAATTTTCTACGGAAGAGTAGGTACTGCTACACTTGTTTGTTTGGAACAACTAAGTAGATAAGTATTACACGAAAAATAACttcatacattaaaattaatacaaaaaaatacatgtaaaaCAGCTGACTTGTCCCATGTAGGGACCTCTAATCTTTTCCCGGAAGGAAACGCACGTAATGTCCTTCTCCATCTCATCTTCTTGAAATGTGATATTTCAACGTAAAAAGTAACgtatttgttacttttcacgttcgcatttatgatTTAGTATCGATTGGGATTACGTAAAAACAAATGCGAGATTCCACGGGTAACATTGTCTTCAGGTTTTTGTGTCTTATTTTTGATCTGAATAATTTTTGAGCAGcagattacaaaaataagcGTGACTTAATAATGTACCCGTGAATTATCATGAATAGTATAATATCTTACTTTATTATAGCTGTCTAGCCAACTCATAAGTGACGATATTAAATCAAGATCGAGTTGTGACCTTGTTTTCACTTTCCGACCGTCAGGAGGTCACTGGTCTGCGAGTCGAGAAATTGGGACGCATCTTTCATATTACCAATCTCGACATTAAGCTATCGACACACTGTGATTTAATAGATTAAAAGAAATCTTTAGGATTCTGTAAGTAAACAAGGGAGCTATATTACCATGTCTCATTGTTCAGTCGTGCTACATTGTGACGTTGCCGCACGTTGAGCTACATCGTATATAGGTACTCCTTACATTTTCTGCGGTGATCCGTCAACGGACGTCAACGTGATATGGCtctaatttaaacttttcatCTGATAATCAACGTATGAAAAGatatttacaatgtttaaaactaatatattgATCATCTGTAGAGTCAAGagatatttagattttattcatactTACGTATTACGTAGGTATACCCGTAACCGTTGCTCTAAATTCTTGACACCGGCACTCAAACTATtcttgatttatatttattgctgtatcattttatttatgttaaggTACAGGCACTACATTGTATCTTTCCTTACATCCTTCTCCTTTCATAtcctaacatattataaaataaagtactgttcacgataaacttaaaaattactgCACTTATTTTGatatggttttcaccaaaagcaaggtttaggtgtataatttattatgttttaactcTTGCGGAGCCGCGACGGGCTGCcaattatgtataaatgaCTCACTGAAACACACATATTTTAGAGAGCATTTGAAgcacattatttaaatacttacttaaagCAAGTCTACCTATTCCTATTAgcaattatgtaaattaaaataattaagcaTAATCGTTTATAATTAAGTGGAGCATTACTATTCACTAAGTAGGTGTTAAGTATTTTCTAGATTCGGACAATgacctatttataaatttaatcgtGCAGATTATAAAAAGCTACTTACcttaattcttattaattttgtcataattaatgaaataaaactgaatttttatttatttatacgtcattagaatgttttttgttgccggttttatgaatataactTGCTTATGTACTTCGAACTAAGAACAACTAGTAGGTACAGTACAACAGCTACTTAGTTgttagtaaaaagtaaatagaaTGAAAACTATATGTTTTCATACTACATTACTAACTCTAGTAGTCAGTACAATGCGCGATCTAAGTTTTGAATACCCGTATGTGCTCCACTTAACTTTTACATTGACATAAATCTGAAGTAAACCGAATGGCTAACGCATTATACCGGGCAGCCCTTTCAAATGCCGACCTTATGGACGAAACCGGTCCAGCCCTGCGCATGAGTttcaaataactttattatgatCTGGTCCGAGTAAGGGCAAGATATATTTCACATTACAGTGGCAGTATAAATAGTGGCACTTATAATAAACGATATGTTTGAGTCAGCCTTCTACGACAGATCTCGATTTCACCTTCTACCTTCCATCAAAATTTCATAGGTGTTTTTGATGTTCTTAAGGTTGCGTTGTCAAATTGTATGCATATTTTTTGGAATCTACATATAATgcttcataaataaatcattgaaaAAGTAACTAAGACGCCACCTTGATGGAAAAGGTAATTGAAAAAGATAAGTtataaagtaagtaatattttctggtcatcataataatagtttagatTCTTAACTGGATCGCATAGTAAGCCCTCTGTGATCTGCAAAATATAGCtaggtaagtacatataatataggATGCATATATGCATGCAAAGGAGCTTGTGTACAATTACTTTTGACTTTGTTAGATCAGTTAGTACGGATTCAGGAAAACTAATATGTAAGCTCAGATCACTGATATCATTCAGAGTGACTCAGATTTAGTAATATGTGTGATATGTATGTGCGTGACTGACAGGATTGAGAAGCAAGGGCGTGGTATCACGCTTATGTGTTTTTTCGACTTTTTataacagttttaaaaaaaatcttttacgcGAGTTATATACCGTACCGCTCAAACTTTAGCCACCTCCAAGAAACGTCTTAAGGAGTGTTATCTTTCATGttgattcaatatttatttcatcattattattgtctTGTTCAAATCTTCATATTTCTCTTTGTATAAGTGGTTAtgtttatgtaagtatgtttatttatattgtatttatttgtttatttatctatttatgtaagtaattatGATTACTGTATTTGCTGGTTGCTGTACCCACCCCCTGCTAATTTGTTCCTCTTTTCTACCCAAAGGTTGGCTAGCAGAGATTGCTGATcaataagtccgcctttgttccatatatacctaatcttgtacctaatgtgtttatgggaaataaagttcatttattattattattatattcagttATAATACCAAATTGTAAAGTCAAGGATAGGAAACGACTATATGCAATCAAATGAGTGGGTGGCATATTGTGTACATTTTGTGTTACAGTAAGCTGTAACTAGGAATTCAGAAGTAACTCACTAACTTCGTGGGCCCGATGGAAGAATATTTCGAACTTCGAACTACGAatacttcaattcgaagatggcaccccatgatgatgatgatgatggacATAAAAACTAGCACAAACAAAACACCCAAAAATCAAACTGAACCTAAGACTTCCAAATAGATAACGAGGTAGGATGAATGTTCTCAACTGCGAGCTATACAGTGATGCATATTGTATAGTATCATGGTAGACTAGTAAAGTTCTTACTATGTAAGCCACTAGCTAGTcgaatttataaaactagACCACTAACATACTCGGCTGACTACTCTACAGCTAATTCGACCTGTTTAGCACCATCTGTGTGtcactattttaaaatcaagatTGAAATCAACACGAGAATCCAAACAACTGTACACATAATTATACGCGAGACATGATAAAAACAATCCACTTAACTGGTCGTGCCAGACCAGATTAGTGATTTCATAACCTCCGACCACAGACACACCTCGGCTCGTGACGAAACACCTTGTTTTACAGCTAACTGTCATAGGTGTGAAGTCCAAACCATTGCAGAAGATACATCGCTTTGCAATCTTTCAAATTTCGACCACCACCGTagcgtagtggtcaccacgcccGCCTGGTAActggtcctgggttcgattcccagtgcgacaaatatttatatttgtgatcacaaatatttgtttgcagTCTGGGTATCTTGTGTTGACACACCAGTTGGATgaccgttgagtgttgtccattttcaaatatacattttgtagatttgtttttattttttgttatttggaGGCGGACTGTCGATCTTGATTCCTTTCAGATTAAAATCGTGAGAAAATTAGTCGACTTGGTCGTGCATTGTTTTATACATGGACAAATTTAATGAAAGGGCCTTTGCTCAGCATCGggaaaacagaaaaaattaaataaaaaatggtgtCGGGGCGGCAAGTCAAATTgaattataactaaaaaacACAATCTTTAGACACCTAAAGAAACGTGCATAAgctatcatataaatatttgaaaatgttaatatgaaaaaagtatgaaacaagaaaataatagacgaaagaaagaaagtatta from Plodia interpunctella isolate USDA-ARS_2022_Savannah chromosome 14, ilPloInte3.2, whole genome shotgun sequence carries:
- the spz3 gene encoding protein spaetzle 3, giving the protein MALANFTLTSATAPPLLPTSSEPLHVDFGDLLYSPDQSEQPQPGHEPFAPPATQQKRSKLRKRAGSAYLPPPNQFTHYPHNDVPHNPYNGQLHTQVYQQNTRLDVQVENQRVEEVKRYDNTGQYYHDPSGDYDYEQRRLNDQNGHYNPGYADAPYPRATTPAPTSSRRFEGNSNQNVNNYNYLNTVNRPAPTAASPPQRPLNEAETKTGSGSNGQTPPERPRGFTKVETGNAGGKTQLHAVLDYDDDYYDDIPGPGSDAESPAITPLQGPILLRNGTVPVVPLTSYPTVANGTFYQIPILWTALSVALGYELQGQIIRGIPCVKRNYQLYCPTAGSAYPLDKIESFIDENKALIKRMYGTFTTPGGNRVRRAPGTPDLHHGDSFFRHVRQTNAPTPPDARAGNSTDRVDACESKTTITTPYWAMNSATKLRAIVNTMHFEQAIHQEICTKTTTGRCSGDCGCEQKYKWHRLLAYDPSNDCMGIFMDWFLFPSCCVCRCNP